The proteins below come from a single Blastocatellia bacterium genomic window:
- a CDS encoding HD domain-containing protein: MRVKENEANEVAVLDELMFKPVTMEDVIADRRGVVYVEAADAVMEVIGYTEHGLRHAKRVGKVARQILRELGFNDRLPELAALAGFFHDVGNVINRTDHAHSSALMAMQILTDLGISPKELAIVLSAIGHHDELDGGPVSVVSAAVILADKTDLHRSRVRVMDPTQWDIHDRVNYAATRSALNVDSTQKVITLEIDVDTSIASVMEFFEIFTQRLIMCRTATEFLGCQFRLVANNVELYGSVKR, from the coding sequence ATGAGAGTGAAGGAAAATGAGGCGAATGAAGTGGCTGTGCTGGACGAGTTGATGTTCAAGCCGGTCACGATGGAAGACGTGATAGCCGATCGTCGTGGCGTCGTGTATGTGGAAGCGGCCGATGCAGTCATGGAAGTTATCGGCTATACAGAACACGGCTTGCGTCACGCCAAACGCGTCGGTAAAGTCGCGCGTCAGATTCTACGCGAATTGGGATTCAATGATCGGCTGCCTGAGCTGGCAGCCCTGGCCGGATTTTTTCATGACGTTGGCAATGTCATCAATCGAACGGATCATGCCCATTCCAGTGCGCTCATGGCCATGCAAATACTCACCGATTTGGGGATCAGTCCAAAGGAATTAGCCATCGTCCTGTCAGCCATTGGTCATCACGATGAGTTGGATGGCGGGCCTGTCAGCGTAGTCAGCGCAGCAGTGATTCTTGCCGATAAGACAGACCTGCATCGCTCACGTGTGCGCGTGATGGACCCGACTCAGTGGGATATTCATGATCGAGTCAATTATGCCGCCACGCGCAGCGCCCTCAATGTTGATTCGACGCAGAAAGTAATCACGCTGGAGATTGATGTTGATACCTCCATTGCCAGTGTGATGGAGTTTTTTGAGATTTTCACTCAGCGACTCATCATGTGTCGCACGGCTACTGAGTTCCTTGGCTGTCAATTCAGGCTTGTTGCCAACAACGTTGAACTCTACGGCTCGGTCAAACGATAA